The following coding sequences lie in one Nycticebus coucang isolate mNycCou1 chromosome 18, mNycCou1.pri, whole genome shotgun sequence genomic window:
- the LOC128570562 gene encoding LOW QUALITY PROTEIN: schlafen family member 13-like (The sequence of the model RefSeq protein was modified relative to this genomic sequence to represent the inferred CDS: substituted 2 bases at 2 genomic stop codons): MQKNHCSLVVEPSCSDLVIDVGEVTLGERNRNELQKTQREQEKARVVQAACALLNSGGGVIRMEMKNKDEHPVEMGQDLERSLRELIQSSNFQAFFESNQQGRSFYIFVKCWSSDSFLEDSSVKSCICSLSSSLYCRSGTCVLAMDSKKAFGFLKTKKKNAESSLNNEEYPPSKIPRIDHQNTSESNPAYKVFQMNRLTYGEILPFPESQYIEFKQFSTKNITKYIKNLIPQYVSAFSNTEGGYLFIGVDDENKKVLGCAKENVDLKTLESIIAGAISKLPLVHFCSSQPRVEYSTKMIDVFKGEELYGYLCVIKVEPFCCAVFSEDPKSWIVNDKKICSLTAKEWVNMMTDTDPELISELAEAFESQLSLSHGPPLCRPVYSKKGLEHKADLQQRLFPVPSDHLRYTPESLWKELVSEHEGLEELIHGQMRPFSQGILIFSRSWAVDLNLEEKREVICDALLIAQNSPPILYIILREQEAGGQGYCTFTAFTLKQKLVNMGGYTGKLYIMAKVLHLSAESNTESLGGVVCPIGYPRSYSLVDTQQEEALLQALVIVLLSFRSLLSDQLGCEVLNLLTAQQYELFSKNLRKNRELFVYGFPGSGKTIMAMKIMEKIRNVFHCEADKILYVCENXPLKNFISEKKICKAVTRKTFMKNDFKHIQHIVIDEAQHFRKEDGDWYEKAKAITQRTNVCPGILWIFLDYFQTSHLDVSGLPPLSKQNSKEQLTRVVRNADPIANFLXEEMQAIRNSPPDNIPSEGLNMLPEAEWAQGIQGYLKIEYDLTREEIVTYVADTCKALFEKGYSEKDIAVLVSTAREVERYKHKLLRAMRKKRILQLSDACDISGDHIVLDSVRRFSGLERNIVFGIHPSTPETAIAHCILACLASRAKQHLYILWLADR; this comes from the exons ATGCAAAAAAATCACTGCTCCCTGGTGGTGGAACCATCATGCTCAGACTTGGTCATCGATGTGGGTGAAGTGACTCTTGGAGAACGAAATAGGAATGAGCTGCAGAAAACACAGAGAGAACAAGAGAAGGCAAGAGTTGTACAGGCTGCGTGTGCTCTATTAAACTCAGGAGGAGGAGTGATTCGgatggaaatgaaaaacaaagatgaGCATCCTGTGGAGATGGGACAAGATTTAGAACGGTCTTTAAGAGAGCTTATTCAGTCTTCAAATTTTCAGGCTTTCTTTGAGTCCAACCAACAAGGGAGGAGTTTCTACATTTTTGTTAAGTGTTGGAGCAGCGACTCTTTCCTTGAAGACAGTTCTGTCAAGTCCTGCATTTGCAGTCTGAGTTCTTCCCTATACTGTAGATCTGGCACCTGTGTGCTTGCCATGGATTCAAAAAAGGCATTCGGCTTCCTGAAGACCAAGAAAAAGAATGCAGAATCCAGTCTGAACAATGAAGAATATCCACCTAGTAAAATTCCCAGAATTGATCACCAGAATACCTCTGAATCAAATCCCGCTTACAAAGTTTTCCAAATGAACAGGCTTACATATGGTGAAATTTTGCCATTTCCCGAGTCTCAATACATAGAGtttaaacagtttagtacaaaaaacatcacaaaatatataaaaaatttaattccACAGTACGTCTCAGCATTTTCAAACACCGAAGGAGGCTATCTTTTTATTGGAGTGGATGATGAGAATAAGAAAGTCCTGGGATGTGCAAAAGAAAACGTTGACCTTAAGACTCTGGAAAGTATAATAGCAGGAGCAATTTCCAAGTTGCCCCTTGTCCACTTCTGCTCTTCCCAGCCAAGGGTGGAGTACAGCACCAAAATGATAGATGTGTTTAAGGGAGAAGAGTTGTATGGTTATCTCTGTGTGATTAAAGTGGAGCCATTCTGCTGTGCGGTGTTCTCAGAAGATCCCAAATCGTGGATAGTGAATGACAAGAAAATCTGCAGCCTGACAGCCAAGGAATGGGTCAACATGATGACAGATACAGACCCAG aGTTAATTTCAGAGTTGGCCGAGGCTTTTGAATCTCAGCTGAGTCTGTCCCACGGACCTCCACTTTGCAGACCAGTGTATTCTAAGAAAGGTCTAGAACATAAAGCAGATCTCCAACAACGTTTGTTTCCAG TGCCATCAGATCATTTGAGATACACTCCCGAATCTCTCTGGAAGGAGCTGGTCTCAGAGCATGAAGGACTGGAGGAGTTAATACACGGGCAAATGCGTCCTTTCTCCCAGGGAATTTTGATCTTCTCCAGAAGCTGGGCTGTGGATCTGAACTTGGAAGAGAAGCGAGAAGTCATTTGTGATGCTCTGCTGATAGCACAGAACAGCCCCCCCATTCTCTACATCATTCTCAGGGAGCAGGAGGCAGGGGGGCAGGGCTACTGCACCTTCACAGCCTTTACTTTGAAGCAGAAGCTGGTGAACATGGGGGGCTACACTGGGAAGCTGTACATCATGGCCAAGGTCCTCCACCTGAGTGCTGAGAGCAACACAGAGAGCTTGGGGGGTGTAGTCTGTCCGATAGGTTACCCCAGGTCCTATTCCCTTGTGGATACCCAGCAAGAGGAAGCCTTGCTGCAGGCCCTGGTGATCGTCCTCCTCAGCTTCAGGTCCCTCCTGAGTGACCAGCTTGGCTGTGAGGTTTTAAATCTGCTCACAGCCCAACAGTATGAGCTATTTTCCAAAAACCTGCGCAAGAACAGAGAATTGTTTGTCTATGGCTTCCCTGGCTCAGGGAAGACAATCATGGCCATGAAGATCATGGAGAAGATCAGGAATGTGTTTCACTGTGAGGCAGATAAAATTCTCTATGTTTGTGAGAACTAGCCTCTGAAGAACTTTATCAG tgaaaaaaaaatctgcaaggcAGTGACCCGGAAAACTTTCATGAAAAATGACTTTAAACATATTCAACACATTGTCATTGATGAAGCTCAGCATTTCCGCAAAGAAGATGGGGACTGGTATGAGAAGGCAAAAGCCATCACTCAGAGGACAAATGTTTGCCCAGGAATTCTCTGGATCTTTCTGGACTACTTCCAGACCAGCCACTTGGATGTTAGTGGCCTCCCCCCTCTCTCAAAGCAGAATTCAAAAGAACAGCTCACCAGAGTGGTCCGTAATGCAGACCCAATAGCCAACTTCCTATAAGAAGAAATGCAAGCAATTAGAAATAGCCCTCCAGATAACATCCCTTCTGAGGGCCTGAACATGCTTCCTGAAGCTGAATGGGCTCAGGGTATTCAGGGATACTTAAAAATTGAGTATGACTTAACTCGTGAGGAAATAGTGACCTACGTGGCAGACACCTGCAAGGCCCTCTTTGAAAAAGGCTATTCTGAGAAAGACATTGCTGTGCTTGTAAGCACCGCCAGAGAAGTGGAGCGTTACAAGCACAAGCTGCTAAGAGCCATGAGGAAGAAAAGGATTTTGCAGCTCAGTGATGCATGTGACATATCTGGTGATCACATTGTGTTGGACAGTGTCCGGAGATTCTCAGGCCTGGAAAGGAACATAGTATTTGGTATCCATCCGAGTACACCTGAGACAGCTATCGCACACTGTATTCTGGCCTGTCTGGCTTCAAGGGCAAAGCAACATCTGTATATTCTGTGGCTTGCTGACCGATAG